From the Flavobacteriales bacterium genome, one window contains:
- a CDS encoding SpoIIE family protein phosphatase — translation MILTSVSSGQVHNFRNYSIEDGLTQSRVSTIAQDKSGYIWLGTLGGGVCRFDGKQFIPYSMQDGLSSNIIYKLICDSKGIIWAGTSQGISRFNGKRFEKIATPYNIVDKAILDITEDKTGNLWFATNGYGVIRFDGLKYHKFGIQDGLGFSEVSSIYCDKNNTLWAGSSGYGIAKFNNEFFENVTEKAQLNGDYIREISEGPRKNLIVFTEKGAQEFNGKTFQSSIDSFPPDVKIYHAFENGDQWLATSQSIYRISEKKEPLTLENGLSSNQLLCLFEDNEKNIWFGFDGSGCSVFSGDRFIHFDRYSGLPGNSVNTIYEDESGIIWVGTQNGLAYNEGEGFHPLHLVGSSSYNVKAIIEDREGNLWIGTDNSIIRTNGPSCQVYSQHSEGNIQSVHFLFQDPYNGELFAGTNLGVLKYNGITFEPAFQSLLPACKVNSIRMPSREDLWINTDKGAFRYNGESLVHLPLRDEFGKLDAIDVWKDPRGNFWIITGRGIVIKRKDESYEHIKKRDGLCSENLTLILYDNQSLWIGSDHGLDKITPNEDWSIKSIEHYGKTEGLRGVECNPAAGIIDKNGMMWIGTTNGATRYNHLLDLENGNKPVVHITGLRLNYDKTNWTNKYPNQELDDQLPNNIVLNYSDNHITFDFIAFQYKNPDNLYYRFFLEGFDEKWSPPTKENQATYSNIPPGKYKFMVAAKTSNGNWGPVDEFIFEVDAPFWRKKWFYALLMPLMVIFFYLILLFRTRNLNRAKRRLEEKVRIRTQELNQQKDELEKLSIVASNMNEGVLICGPDGSIEWINDSFFRMAGYSKEDFNSSVYGKAQTLQELSSFPGIDQVVKGFVTKKETVVFDSSHFNKEGKTIWTRGSIVPIYNKRFELEKIIVIYTDITDRKLAELALEQSNKDFLDSIKYARRIQEAILPDIHRLEQEYPDSFMFYQPRDIVSGDFYWFTKINNVFLVAVADCTGHGVPGAFMSLIGNEFLHQISNDAFVTGPEQCLHFLDKQVTRALHQEGEARESRDGMDIGLCALHTDSMLCQFSGANIPMYLVREGEVLEYDSLKESIGGFNERGKEFYSHEFLLLPGDCIYMTTDGFIDQFGGEKGKKFMRRRFKEMLVKIHALPMKEQQEMIQEEFRLWAGGRKQIDDVLVIGIRIH, via the coding sequence TTGATTCTGACATCAGTTTCAAGCGGACAGGTACACAACTTTCGTAATTATTCCATTGAAGACGGTTTAACGCAATCCAGAGTTAGCACCATTGCACAGGATAAATCCGGATACATCTGGCTGGGGACTCTAGGCGGAGGGGTTTGTCGTTTCGACGGGAAACAGTTTATTCCCTACAGCATGCAGGATGGTTTAAGCAGCAACATCATTTATAAACTAATTTGCGATTCCAAAGGAATAATTTGGGCAGGAACCTCACAGGGGATTAGTCGATTTAACGGAAAACGATTCGAAAAAATAGCAACGCCATACAACATCGTTGATAAAGCCATTCTCGACATTACAGAAGACAAAACTGGAAATTTATGGTTCGCAACCAATGGCTATGGAGTCATTCGTTTTGACGGCTTAAAATACCACAAATTTGGAATACAAGACGGTTTAGGCTTTAGTGAGGTTAGCTCCATCTATTGTGATAAAAATAATACACTATGGGCAGGATCTTCAGGATACGGTATTGCTAAATTCAATAATGAGTTTTTTGAAAATGTAACTGAAAAAGCGCAATTAAACGGTGATTATATCCGTGAGATTTCGGAAGGACCAAGAAAAAATCTCATTGTATTTACGGAAAAAGGAGCGCAGGAATTCAATGGCAAAACATTTCAGTCTTCCATAGATTCTTTCCCCCCGGATGTAAAAATTTACCACGCATTTGAAAATGGCGATCAGTGGTTGGCAACTTCACAATCGATTTACCGGATTTCAGAAAAAAAAGAACCGTTGACGCTGGAGAATGGTTTAAGCTCAAATCAATTGTTGTGTTTATTCGAAGACAATGAAAAAAACATTTGGTTTGGTTTTGATGGTTCGGGCTGCAGTGTTTTTTCAGGCGATCGTTTTATCCATTTCGACCGCTATTCAGGATTGCCGGGAAACAGTGTAAATACCATTTACGAAGATGAATCCGGAATCATTTGGGTGGGCACCCAAAACGGATTAGCATATAACGAAGGCGAAGGTTTTCATCCACTTCATCTGGTTGGTTCTTCCTCCTATAATGTAAAAGCTATCATCGAAGACCGGGAAGGAAATTTATGGATAGGAACAGATAATTCGATTATTCGCACCAACGGTCCTTCTTGCCAGGTTTACAGTCAACATTCCGAGGGAAACATCCAATCGGTCCATTTTCTTTTTCAGGATCCTTACAACGGGGAATTATTTGCCGGGACCAACCTTGGCGTATTAAAATACAACGGCATTACGTTTGAACCCGCGTTTCAATCGCTCTTACCTGCGTGTAAGGTAAATTCCATCCGCATGCCTTCGCGGGAAGATTTGTGGATCAATACCGACAAAGGTGCCTTTCGCTATAACGGAGAAAGTTTGGTTCATCTACCCTTACGCGATGAATTCGGAAAGTTGGATGCTATTGATGTATGGAAAGATCCAAGGGGAAATTTTTGGATTATTACAGGAAGAGGAATTGTAATAAAACGCAAAGATGAAAGTTATGAGCACATCAAAAAACGGGATGGTCTCTGCTCTGAAAATCTAACCCTGATTTTATACGATAATCAATCCTTATGGATTGGATCGGACCATGGATTGGATAAAATTACACCCAACGAAGATTGGTCCATAAAAAGCATCGAACACTACGGAAAAACTGAAGGACTTAGAGGAGTAGAGTGTAATCCGGCCGCCGGTATCATTGATAAAAACGGAATGATGTGGATTGGTACCACCAATGGAGCTACACGCTATAATCATTTACTTGATTTGGAAAATGGAAATAAGCCCGTAGTTCATATTACCGGATTGCGGTTAAACTATGATAAAACAAACTGGACAAACAAATATCCCAATCAGGAGCTGGATGATCAATTGCCGAATAATATCGTTTTAAATTATAGCGACAACCACATCACGTTCGACTTTATCGCTTTTCAATATAAAAATCCGGATAATTTATATTACCGTTTTTTCCTTGAAGGCTTTGATGAAAAGTGGTCGCCCCCAACCAAAGAAAACCAGGCTACCTATTCGAATATTCCTCCGGGGAAATACAAGTTTATGGTTGCAGCAAAAACCAGTAATGGCAATTGGGGACCGGTAGATGAATTTATATTCGAAGTGGACGCTCCATTCTGGAGAAAGAAATGGTTCTATGCTTTGTTGATGCCCTTAATGGTAATTTTCTTTTATCTCATTCTTTTGTTCAGAACAAGGAATCTGAATCGTGCAAAAAGGAGACTGGAAGAAAAAGTCAGAATACGCACACAGGAATTAAATCAGCAAAAAGACGAGCTTGAAAAACTATCGATTGTTGCGTCGAACATGAACGAAGGCGTTCTTATTTGCGGTCCCGACGGCTCCATTGAATGGATCAACGATTCCTTCTTCCGGATGGCCGGTTATTCGAAAGAAGATTTTAATTCCTCTGTATATGGAAAAGCACAAACATTGCAGGAGTTAAGTTCCTTTCCGGGTATTGACCAGGTGGTAAAAGGATTTGTTACGAAAAAAGAAACGGTAGTATTCGATTCATCCCATTTTAACAAAGAAGGAAAAACGATTTGGACACGCGGCTCGATTGTTCCCATCTACAATAAGCGTTTTGAATTAGAAAAAATCATTGTCATTTATACCGACATCACCGACCGAAAATTAGCAGAGCTGGCCTTAGAGCAATCGAATAAAGATTTTCTGGATAGCATAAAATATGCACGCAGAATTCAGGAAGCAATTCTACCGGATATTCACCGCCTGGAACAAGAGTATCCGGATTCGTTTATGTTCTATCAGCCACGCGATATTGTAAGCGGAGATTTTTACTGGTTCACGAAAATCAACAATGTATTTTTGGTGGCAGTGGCAGATTGTACCGGACATGGTGTACCGGGAGCGTTTATGAGCTTGATTGGAAATGAATTCCTTCATCAGATTTCGAATGATGCCTTTGTTACCGGTCCCGAACAGTGTTTACACTTCCTCGATAAGCAGGTCACCCGTGCCTTGCACCAGGAAGGAGAAGCACGCGAATCGCGCGACGGAATGGATATTGGTCTTTGCGCATTGCATACCGACTCCATGCTTTGTCAGTTCTCCGGAGCAAACATTCCCATGTATCTGGTTCGCGAAGGCGAAGTGCTGGAATATGATTCGTTGAAGGAATCCATTGGTGGATTTAATGAGCGCGGAAAAGAATTTTACTCCCACGAATTTTTACTCTTACCGGGCGATTGTATCTACATGACTACGGATGGTTTTATTGATCAGTTTGGCGGTGAAAAAGGAAAAAAATTCATGCGGCGCCGGTTCAAGGAAATGCTGGTGAAAATCCATGCTTTACCAATGAAAGAACAACAAGAAATGATTCAGGAGGAATTTCGTTTGTGGGCGGGCGGGCGAAAACAGATCGACGATGTATTGGTGATTGGAATCCGCATCCACTGA
- a CDS encoding 1-deoxy-D-xylulose-5-phosphate reductoisomerase: MQTDIKKKGVAILGSTGSIGTQALEVIESHPEEFSLEVITANKNADLLIAQSRKFLPNTVVITDKSLHKVVKDALADLDIKVYTGEESLEQVVSMSTIDIVLTAMVGYSGLKPTIAAIEAGKDIALANKETLVVAGALITKMCKEKGVNIYPVDSEHSAIFQCLVGEFHNPIEKIYLTASGGPFRGKSRAELEKVTKAQALKHPNWEMGAKITIDSASLMNKGLEVIEAKWLFGLNDDQIDVIVHPQSIIHSIVQFKDGSMKAQMGLPDMKLPIQFALGYPQRLSSSFPRFNFLDYPQLTFEQADKSTFKNLDLAYTAMKKGGNMACILNAANEIAVQAFLEEKIGFLDIASINERCMEKMHFIAQPTLEDYVHTNAETRSFALELF; encoded by the coding sequence ATGCAAACAGATATCAAGAAGAAGGGCGTTGCCATTTTAGGTTCAACAGGATCCATTGGAACGCAAGCGCTGGAAGTCATCGAATCTCATCCCGAAGAGTTTTCGCTGGAAGTGATTACAGCCAATAAAAATGCAGATCTTCTGATTGCTCAATCCCGAAAATTTCTGCCAAACACGGTTGTGATTACCGACAAATCACTTCACAAGGTGGTAAAAGATGCCTTAGCTGATTTGGATATTAAAGTTTACACCGGAGAAGAATCGCTGGAACAAGTTGTGAGCATGAGCACGATCGACATTGTGCTTACTGCCATGGTGGGTTATTCCGGATTAAAGCCTACCATCGCTGCAATTGAAGCCGGAAAAGATATCGCTTTAGCCAACAAAGAAACCCTGGTGGTTGCGGGTGCGCTTATTACTAAAATGTGCAAAGAAAAAGGGGTTAACATTTATCCGGTGGACAGCGAACATTCTGCGATTTTTCAATGTTTGGTGGGTGAGTTTCATAATCCAATTGAAAAAATATATCTCACGGCATCGGGCGGACCCTTCCGTGGTAAGTCGCGTGCCGAATTAGAAAAAGTAACAAAAGCTCAGGCGCTAAAACATCCCAACTGGGAAATGGGTGCAAAAATCACCATCGATTCCGCTTCATTAATGAATAAAGGATTAGAGGTGATTGAAGCGAAATGGTTGTTCGGATTAAACGATGATCAGATTGATGTGATTGTTCATCCACAGTCCATCATCCACAGCATTGTTCAATTTAAAGATGGATCCATGAAAGCGCAAATGGGATTACCGGATATGAAATTACCCATTCAGTTTGCATTAGGATACCCACAACGCTTATCCTCCTCTTTTCCCCGTTTTAATTTTCTGGACTACCCACAACTCACCTTTGAGCAAGCCGATAAATCAACCTTTAAAAATCTTGATCTGGCTTATACCGCCATGAAAAAAGGAGGGAACATGGCTTGTATTTTAAACGCAGCCAATGAAATTGCCGTACAGGCCTTTTTAGAAGAGAAAATCGGGTTTTTAGACATTGCCAGTATCAACGAACGTTGCATGGAAAAAATGCATTTTATTGCTCAGCCAACGCTTGAAGATTATGTGCACACCAATGCGGAAACAAGATCGTTTGCATTGGAATTATTCTAA